A single window of Taeniopygia guttata chromosome 1, bTaeGut7.mat, whole genome shotgun sequence DNA harbors:
- the KCTD14 gene encoding BTB/POZ domain-containing protein KCTD14 isoform X1, translated as MSISSEHKPLGKQVTGNLHMVSKLSPIVELNVGGEMYTTTLSTLKKHPGSKLAEMFTGQPKLRTDSEGRFFIDRPGTYFKYILEYLRSNQVPTQCIQDVYKEALFYDIEPLIKQLEDSPQIFGELVARRQFLARVPNYSENIELMIRIARAEAVASRQSSVIVCVVRTEEDAARCQDALNSLDTDKKSVVKFGPWKAVPSISDLLDCIQMDVEAKGYKISFQPHVAEKGFRFKSHDFFYKFLFTWW; from the exons ATGAGTATTTCATCAGAGCACAAGCCCCTTGGGAAGCAGGTCACCGGTAACCTGCATATGGTGAGTAAG ttgtCACCAATTGTGGAGTTAAATGTTGGTGGGGAGATGTACACGACAACACTGAGCACCTTGAAGAAACACCCTGGCTCCAAGCTGGCAGAGATGTTCACCGGCCAGCCCAAACTCAGGACTGACTCTGAAGGGAGGTTCTTCATTGACAGGCCAGGCACCTACTTCAAATACATCTTGGAATACCTGCGCAGTAACCAAGTGCCCACCCAGTGCATCCAGGACGTCTACAAGGAGGCGTTGTTCTATGACATAGAACCTTTGATCAAGCAGCTTGAGGACTCCCCACAGATCTTTGGGGAGCTCGTGGCGAGGAGGCAGTTTCTGGCTCGTGTGCCCAACTACAGCGAGAACATCGAGCTGATGATCCGCATCGCCAGGGCGGAAGCGGTTGCATCCCGACAGTCCAGCGTCATCGTATGTGTGGTCAGAACTGAGGAGGACGCAGCCAGGTGTCAGGATGCCTTGAACAGTTTGGACACGGATAAAAAATCTGTGGTGAAGTTTGGCCCCTGGAAGGCTGTGCCAAGTATTTCTGATCTGCTGGACTGCATTCAAATGGATGTTGAAGCCAAAGGGTATAAAATATCCTTTCAGCCCCATGTTGCTGAAAAAGGTTTTCGCTTCAAATCTCATGACTTCTTCTACAAGTTCCTGTTCACCTGGTGGTAG
- the KCTD14 gene encoding BTB/POZ domain-containing protein KCTD14 isoform X2, producing MSISSEHKPLGKQVTGNLHMLSPIVELNVGGEMYTTTLSTLKKHPGSKLAEMFTGQPKLRTDSEGRFFIDRPGTYFKYILEYLRSNQVPTQCIQDVYKEALFYDIEPLIKQLEDSPQIFGELVARRQFLARVPNYSENIELMIRIARAEAVASRQSSVIVCVVRTEEDAARCQDALNSLDTDKKSVVKFGPWKAVPSISDLLDCIQMDVEAKGYKISFQPHVAEKGFRFKSHDFFYKFLFTWW from the exons ATGAGTATTTCATCAGAGCACAAGCCCCTTGGGAAGCAGGTCACCGGTAACCTGCATATG ttgtCACCAATTGTGGAGTTAAATGTTGGTGGGGAGATGTACACGACAACACTGAGCACCTTGAAGAAACACCCTGGCTCCAAGCTGGCAGAGATGTTCACCGGCCAGCCCAAACTCAGGACTGACTCTGAAGGGAGGTTCTTCATTGACAGGCCAGGCACCTACTTCAAATACATCTTGGAATACCTGCGCAGTAACCAAGTGCCCACCCAGTGCATCCAGGACGTCTACAAGGAGGCGTTGTTCTATGACATAGAACCTTTGATCAAGCAGCTTGAGGACTCCCCACAGATCTTTGGGGAGCTCGTGGCGAGGAGGCAGTTTCTGGCTCGTGTGCCCAACTACAGCGAGAACATCGAGCTGATGATCCGCATCGCCAGGGCGGAAGCGGTTGCATCCCGACAGTCCAGCGTCATCGTATGTGTGGTCAGAACTGAGGAGGACGCAGCCAGGTGTCAGGATGCCTTGAACAGTTTGGACACGGATAAAAAATCTGTGGTGAAGTTTGGCCCCTGGAAGGCTGTGCCAAGTATTTCTGATCTGCTGGACTGCATTCAAATGGATGTTGAAGCCAAAGGGTATAAAATATCCTTTCAGCCCCATGTTGCTGAAAAAGGTTTTCGCTTCAAATCTCATGACTTCTTCTACAAGTTCCTGTTCACCTGGTGGTAG
- the LOC140683682 gene encoding mid1-interacting protein 1A-like, whose translation MEQYFSATQKMEREVMFPSLLRGVFPQQEGAAPAAESRTDLYERYQLLKAIKPMVEKGLASVADQSPSGADADTATASDEGADSNLEERLSHHVNGLQQVLTDLTKNTKALTRRYSQILDQINLSEDQSSS comes from the coding sequence aTGGAGCAGTACTTCTCAGCCACGCAGAAGATGGAGCGGGAGGTGATGTTCCCCAGCCTGCTCCGAGGGGTCTTCCCGCAGCAGGAgggggcagccccggctgcagaGAGCCGCACGGACCTCTACGAGCGCTACCAGCTCCTCAAGGCCATCAAGCCCATGGTGGAGAAAGGCCTGGCCTCTGTCGCTGACCAGAGCCCCAGCGGTGCCGACGctgacacagccacagcctcagaTGAGGGTGCAGACAGCAATCTGGAAGAGCGCCTGTCCCATCACGTCAACGGCTTGCAGCAGGTTCTGACAGACCTCACCAAAAACACCAAAGCCCTGACCCGGAGGTACAGCCAGATCCTGGACCAGATCAACCTTAGTGAAGATCAGTCCAGCTCTTGA